The sequence CGTCCCGACCTGATGATGCTGGACGAACCCTCTCTCGGACTGGCGCCGATTCTCGTCTCCGAGGTTTTCGACATCATCCGCGAGATCAACCGGCAGGGAAAAACCATTCTGCTGGTGGAGCAAAACGCCTTTGCCGCGCTGAAGATCGCGAACAGGGCCTACGTCCTCGAAGTCGGGGCCATCACCATCTCCGGAACGGGACAGGAGCTTCTGCAGGATCCCCGAGTTCAGGCGGCTTATCTGGGAGGATAATAAATTACACAAAATATATCCGGAGCAAACTTTTCGACCTCTTCCCCTGCTCCGGATACATTTGGATTTATAAAATGCCGACAGGAATCATACCAATTTGAAATAAAAGGCCTAAAGTTAGAATAGCTAAAAGCAGTGATATTCAAACATTAGCTTCTTCATTAACGCTCGGTTGAAAGCAAATTGGTATCAGGCTCAGGATTTCGGCGTTTTCGGTTTGTTCTTCGAATCCTCGACGAAGCGGTCCTCGGTTCTGCGTTTCAAAACGGCCATGGGATCCCGAAAGACTCCCGCCAGCAAAACGCCGAAGTGCAGATGGGATGTGGAGGAACGACCGGTGTTGCCCACAAAGGCGATGACCTCTCCCCGCGTCACCACGTCTCCCTCTTTGACTAGAAGTTTCGAACAATGGGCGTACAGCGTCTGAAGATCGTCGCCGTGGTCCAGGATAACGGTGTTTCCGTAGCCGTTGTACACTCTGGACGCCACGACAATTCCCTCCATAACGGCGTGAATGGGGGTTCCCGACGCCAAAGGAATGTCGATGCCCGCATGAAGATGAGAGCCTCGGGGTCCAAATCCTGAGGACACTTTTCCCTCCACGGGCCACATCAGAATTCCCTGCCAGCGAGGTTCCACAGGTTCCATGGACCCTCCTCCGAAAAGAATCCGGATCTTTTTTTGCCCCGGTAAATTTTTCTTTCTGTTTTTCTTCTCCTCCGGGCTCGTGTTGAGAGAGAGAGAGTTTTTCGGTGAGACGGTCGCCCAGTCTCCCAGCGACGGCATGATGTTCTCCGTCTTCGTCCTGTTGGCGGGAAGAGCGGGAGCCCCGAAGTCGCGAACGGAGGGCAGCGCCGGCACATAGGACTCCGAAGGCAGAGAAGACCCCGGCATTGACAGGAAAGATAGACGGGGCGAAAGAAAAGCCACTGTGGAAAGAGCGGCAGGAAGAGGTTCCAGAGAGGAAGAGGGAGAAGGAAGAGCGCCGGGAGAGGGCAGCGAAAGCATCTCCATCTCTTCAGCAAAGAGTCCAAAAGGGAAAGTGAGCATATACGACATCACTATTGTCGCCCACAGAAAACACCCTTTTCGGCGTGCCATCATCTCTCAGCTTCGCTCCTTCCTTCTTCGGCCCGTCCGTCCTGCTTAAAGACCTGCCGAAAAAAACTCCTGGAAGTTTATTT comes from Synergistaceae bacterium and encodes:
- a CDS encoding M23 family metallopeptidase, with product MSYMLTFPFGLFAEEMEMLSLPSPGALPSPSSSLEPLPAALSTVAFLSPRLSFLSMPGSSLPSESYVPALPSVRDFGAPALPANRTKTENIMPSLGDWATVSPKNSLSLNTSPEEKKNRKKNLPGQKKIRILFGGGSMEPVEPRWQGILMWPVEGKVSSGFGPRGSHLHAGIDIPLASGTPIHAVMEGIVVASRVYNGYGNTVILDHGDDLQTLYAHCSKLLVKEGDVVTRGEVIAFVGNTGRSSTSHLHFGVLLAGVFRDPMAVLKRRTEDRFVEDSKNKPKTPKS